In the Silurus meridionalis isolate SWU-2019-XX chromosome 6, ASM1480568v1, whole genome shotgun sequence genome, one interval contains:
- the dspa gene encoding LOW QUALITY PROTEIN: desmoplakin (The sequence of the model RefSeq protein was modified relative to this genomic sequence to represent the inferred CDS: inserted 2 bases in 1 codon), giving the protein MQCFYSEILAASGRMTMRQTRTSTSREDYSNRSFQDAIKWINQQKRLIETLQFGDDGAAIEQQITNHNKFHSSIQRSSEVQRAREEMIQLGEKGNIHALDQEWDTLQKMSHDRMSQLKDMQNILSDISQAIMWVNDREEEELMFDWGDKNIDTYIPKKRESYSRLMSDLEEKEKDLNKLKFRVDQLLKSNHPASDKIEAYMDTLQTQWSWLLQITKCIDVHLKENTAYSQFFKEANETYTKLQKDDETLRKTFTCNKNTPLETLTGLLKNLEKEKERFLENKRQVQTLVNKSKNIICLKPRNPEYKSNNIVIAKALCDFKQDKKSILKGNEAILIDNSQRSKWNVTGPGGLNMLIPSVCLIIPPPNPLCIDLATKNEKYYEAIMGVWNQLYINIKSLISWQYCLRDINRINSLTITMLTKMKPEEYRSIIKSLESHYEEFRHLSQQSNLFEEGDKKKIEADYSSAQTHYDTIITQVQPGIAVLQPPPVKVEVVSAVKATTVKTPSENTGKPVSTGKTVNTVEVDTTVKTQAPKPSLNLLTFTHTLRRRLEAAESGLSQHLHIPLRDNSVHECTQRLQLLQGVHHDLGSIRDEYLRLRELVIKQEASADPEQAKFLRAELDLINQKLSSLQGFSNSYLQRLTALRGLLQNLVHAEDIIKVHEARLTEKETSSLDLGELQDYRKTLKNMKLDLEQKKEVLSAMESDLDQAIHYNGQIDQNFHQCDVDLQKFSELVQQMNNRWSRIISQINTRLGDLEKHEKQLDQYKQSSTNINQWIDQTSRRLDTLQNYKLNTVQDLNDHLNQHKMLHSEIKGKKDKVEDIQKDASTCAASVKDYELELASYSAGLETLLNIPIKRTMLQSPATILNQEAADVQSRYIELLTRSTDYYKFLAEMQKNMEELKMRNTKIDLLEEELRRLKDELQDRLQKNRSLEDAMARFKLELSQSKEQIISMQEVKSTEAMRYHAAKENLDTTQSQLNDLNEQVARLKMLIEEEKRKCRLAEERYTSQQQEYEAAIRKRQKELDELNWSKIDFEKAIKDKEREIERLKMQLEDEASRRRTAESETSKVRNQCNQDISTLKQTYESEIHITKTSVLKTTQQKEEDNIALKLQLERLMDEKRDLEEELRRLHLSISQIEESRKRAEQEAQQQRSSGTDETRKRKELEMHVQTITLQRTEIETRYKEEVAQANNRTQEKVRQISLLTQNLEEETRRRKALEQENQRLRQSEADLLAKHNSSMEVINKLRITEKETNLIRIELEKQASDKGKVEQSAARMQTRIKDLQDMIDNLKAQLEKEKKGNQDELTRRKRIESELERVKEVCREYTTTINTLRVTKEEESAAERRHEQDLRRVQEELDRCQKENTVTTEKLNRLMAELKALQQQLNQEQARVREVNIRNETLSKTIEEKSRGLNESMSEIDKLKSLTQNLTKERLKLEEELRSVRQDRDDLRSNRNSNESEHMAQLSAVQLQLQSSNKRSLELQALISELTKERENLKAEKAKIQKQYTETSLMIHESQTHYKEVLVERDSLLSKLKLLEMEKGKQQRSEEELSRIKMSLESEMRQKQRLQEEIDKIRKDFNYWKSQYEMKDGQVRQCQADKDKAERDRSSMHNEITKLTTELRSVEERYRSRLQSSELEVSELTRKREALERELRKLQQRPSVFPKQTQTDEKVITIDPSKLVFDGIRRKVTAHQLCDCGIIDKVTLDKLLKGQITVSDVSLEIQPRLKGTGVIAGVQQDSQYRMPITEAKSKNLLSPQSAIMLLEAQAATGHMIDPKLNEKMSVDTACSRGVVDTEDRDVLITAEAACTGFKDPFTGKLLSVGQACKKGRVDKEKAIRLLQAQEAVGGIIDPVLSVFLPKDAALDRDLIDEELYRALNKKPACYINPANSEKISYSDLRKQCGTEPATGLLLLPVCDYSEYVQGIRGQVSLSELVNSNLIDAGDLDKVKRGVLTTKEIENRLKMYLSGSGCIAGIYDEAQDRVMPFYQAMKENLLRPGTTLELLEAQAASGFMIDPVNNVYMTVEEAWKKCLVGKEFKDKLLSAEKAVTGYRDPSTGQLISLFQAIEKEIIEKGHGIRLLEAQIASGGIIDPKESHRIDVDVAYRRGYFDREMNDILTYEGDDTKGFFDPNTNENLTYLQLQKRCISDTKTGLLLLPLKDKNKLKQLSSQKNTLRKRRVVIVDPETGKEMSVREAYHRELIDYATFLDLSEQECEWEEITITDSSGKTRLVIVDRKTGTQYDVQDFLDRGIIQKSALDQYRSGSLSLTQFANLFSSKSMSAELSICTSIPEDVTTCSSPTEVSPSSPTVRKRFASVSITLSPPSDILDDQSPVAAIFDTETLEKITITEXLSAGIVDTITAQRLLEAQACTGGIINPATGKRLSLQDAIHQSIIDEEMANKLKPAQKAYTGFEDVKTKRKMSAAEAIKEKWLPYEAGQRFLEFQYLSGGLLEPGGGKRVSIEEAIRRGWLDGKGAQKLQDTRNYLKSLTCPKTKLKISYKEAMDNCMVEETNGMKMLQATSMSSKGISSPYNVSSGQSSRTGSRAGSRGSSRSGSRRGSVDYSSTYTFSSSSNTFTSFP; this is encoded by the exons TTTTTTAAGGAAGCGAATGAGACATACACCAAGCTGCAGAAAGATGATGAGACTCTGCGCAAGACATTCACCTGCAATAAAAATACACCTCTGGAGACTCTGACTGGACTGCTGAAAAACCTAgag aaggagaaggaaaggtTTTTAGAGAATAAGAGACAGGTACAGACGCTGGTGAACAAGTCAAAGAACATCATTTGTCTGAAACCTCGAAACCCAGAGTACAAGTCCAACAACATAGTGATAGCAAAGGCACTGTGTGACTTCAAACAGGACAAg aagAGTATTTTAAAAGGGAATGAGGCGATACTAATAGATAACTCTCAGCGCAGTAAATGGAATGTGACTGGTCCTGGAGGATTAAACATGCTAATCCCCTCAGTGTGTCTCATCATTCCTCCACCTAACCCACTGTGTATCGACCTGGCCACCAA AAACGAGAAGTACTATGAAGCCATCATGGGTGTCTGGAACCAGCTGTATATCAACATCAAGAGCCTGATCTCCTGGCAGTACTGTCTGAGAGATATCAATAGGATAAACTCTCTCACCATCAccatg TTGACTAAGATGAAGCCGGAGGAGTATAGGAGCATCATTAAGAGTCTGGAGTCTCACTATGAGGAGTTCCGGCATCTCAGTCAGCAGTCCAACCTGTTTGAGGAAGGAGACAAGAAGAAGATAGAGGCAGATTACAGCAGCGCACAGACCCACTAtgacaccatcatcacacaagTCCAACCCGGCATCg CTGTGCTGCAACCGCCCCCAGtgaaggtggaggtggtgaGTGCAGTGAAGGCTACCACAGTGAAGACTCCCTCAGAAAACACTGGGAAACCAGTGAGCACCGGAAAAACAGTGAACACCGTGGAGGTCGACACAACGGTGAAAACACAGGCACCTAAACCATCACTCAACCtgctcacattcacacacacactgcggcGCAGACTGGAGGCAGCCGAGAGTGGACTGAGCCAACACCTCCACATTCCACTGAGAGACAACAGTGTACATGAGTGTACACAGAGACTGCAGCTACTGCAG GGTGTTCACCATGACCTTGGATCGATCCGTGATGAGTATCTGCGTCTGAGGGAGTTGGTGATAAAGCAGGAAGCGAGCGCTGATCCTGAGCAGGCCAAGTTCCTTCGAGCTGAACTCGACCTGATCAACCAGAAACTCAGCAGCCTGCAAGGTTTCTCCAACTCTTACCTgcagag gctCACTGCTCTAAGAGGTCTCCTGCAGAACCTTGTGCATGCTGAAGACATTATAAAAGTTCATGAAGCTCGACTGACAGAGAAGGAGACCAGCTCTCTGGACCTGGGGGAACTGCAGGACTACCGTAAAACACTCAAg AACATGAAGTTAGACCTGGAGCAGAAGAAGGAGGTGCTGAGTGCGATGGAATCGGACCTGGATCAGGCGATTCACTATAATGGACAAATTGATCAAAATTTCCACCAGTGTGATGTGGACTTGCAGAAGTTCTCTGAGCTGGTGCAGCAGATGAACAACCGCTGGAGCCGCATCATCTCTCAGATCAACACCAg gctgGGTGATTTGGAGAAACATGAGAAGCAGTTGGATCAGTATAAACAGAGCAGCACAAACATCAACCAGTGGATCGACCAAACGAGTCGTCGCCTGGATACACTGCAGAACTACAAACTAAACACAGTGCAGGACCTGAACGATCATCTGAACCAACACaag ATGCTACACTCTGAGATTAAGGGGAAAAAGGACAAAGTGGAGGACATACAGAAGGACGCCAGCACCTGCGCTGCCTCCGTTAag GATTATGAGCTGGAGTTAGCGTCCTACAGCGCTGGACTGGAGACGCTCCTCAACATTCCCATCAAGAGAACCATGCTGCAGTCTCCAGCAACTATACTGAACCAGGAG GCTGCAGATGTTCAGTCTCGTTATATCGAGCTGCTGACTCGCTCGACTGATTATTACAAGTTCCTGGCTGAGATGCAGAAGAACATGGAGGAGCTGAAG ATGAGAAACACTAAAATTGACCTTCTGGAGGAAGAACTAAGGCGCCTGAAGGACGAATTGCAGGATCGTTTGCAGAAGAACCGATCCCTGGAGGATGCCATGGCTCGTTTTAAACTCGAACTCTCCCAGTCTAAGGAACAGATCATCTCTATGCAGGAAGTGAAGAGCACTGAGGCCATGAGATACCATGCAGCTAAGGAGAACCTGGACACCACCCAAAGTCAGCTAAATGATCTTAATGAACAAGTGGCACGACTTAAAATGCTTATTGAGGAGGAGAAACGTAAGTGTAGGCTGGCTGAGGAACGTTATACCAGCCAACAACAGGAGTATGAGGCTGCCATCCgcaagagacagaaagagctgGATGAACTTAACTGGTCCAAGATCGACTTTGAGAAGGCCATCAAGGACAAAGAGCGGGAGATTGAGCGTCTGAAGATGCAGTTGGAGGATGAGGCCTCTCGGCGCAGAACAGCGGAATCTGAAACTTCTAAGGTAAGAAACCAGTGTAACCAGGACATCAGTACTCTAAAACAAACATACGAGTCTGAGATCCACATAACAAAAACCAGCGTGCTAAAGACCACACAGCAAAAGGAGGAGGACAACATTGCGCTGAAACTACAGCTGGAGAGGCTCATGGATGAGAAACGGGATCTTGAGGAGGAGCTCAGGAGGCTTCACTTGTCCATCAGCCAAATTGAGGAATCCAGAAAGAGGGCTGAGCAGGAAGCACAACAACAAAGATCCTCAGGAACTGATGAGACCAGAAAGCGGAAGGAACTGGAGATGCAcgttcagaccatcacactacagAGAACTGAAATTGAGACCAGGTACAAGGAAGAAGTTGCACAGGCCAACAACAGAACACAGGAGAAGGTTCGTCAGATCTCGCTTCTCACTCAGAACCTGGAGGAGGAGACCCGGAGGAGAAAAGCTCTGGAACAGGAGAACCAAAGACTACGACAGTCAGAGGCAGACCTGCTCGCCAAGCACAATTCCTCGATGGAAGTCATCAACAAACTGAGAatcacagagaaagagacaaaccTGATTCGCATCGAGCTGGAGAAGCAAGCAAGTGACAAGGGGAAAGTGGAGCAGAGTGCAGCCAGGATGCAGACACGCATTAAAGATTTACAGGACATGATAGACAACCTCAAGGCTCAgctggagaaagagaagaaaggcaACCAGGATGAACTTACAAGGAGAAAGAGGATAGAATCTGAGTTGGAAAGGGTGAAAGAGGTGTGCCGAGAGTACACGACTACCATTAACACTCTCCGTGTCACGAAGGAGGAGGAGAGCGCCGCCGAACGCAGGCATGAACAGGACCTCCGCCGTGTCCAGGAGGAGCTGGACAGATGtcagaaagaaaacacagtaaCTACTGAGAAGCTTAACAGACTGATGGCCGAGCTGAAGGCATTGCAGCAGCAGCTAAATCAGGAGCAGGCTCGCGTCCGCGAGGTCAACATACGCAATGAGACTCTGTCCAAGACCATAGAGGAGAAGAGCCGAGGCTTAAACGAAAGCATGTCAGAAATTGACAAGCTCAAGAGTCTTACTCAGAACCTCACGAAGGAAAGGCTGAAGCTAGAGGAGGAGCTGAGGAGTGTACGTCAGGATCGGGATGATTTACGGAGCAACAGAAACAGTAACGAGAGTGAACATATGGCCCAACTTTCAGCTGTACAGCTCCAGCTCCAGAGCTCAAATAAGAGAAGTCTAGAGCTCCAGGCCCTCATTAGTGAGCTGACAAAAGAGAGGGAAAATTTAAAGGCGGAAAAAGCCAAAATCCAAAAGCAGTACACGGAG ACATCTCTGATGATCCATGAGTCTCAGACACACTACAAGGAGGTCCTAGTTGAGCGAGACAGCCTGCTGAGCAAACTGAAGCTGCTGGAAATGGAGAAAGGAAAGCAGCAGCGTTCTGAGGAAGAGCTGAGTCGCATCAAGATGTCACTTGAATCAGAGATGCGTCAGAAGCAGCGCCTGCAGGAGGAAATCGACAAAATCCGCAAAGATTTTAACTACTGGAAAAGTCAGTATGAGATGAAGGATGGTCAGGTTAGACAGTGCCAGGCTGATAAAGACAAGGCTGAGAGGGACAGGTCTTCAATGCATAATGAGATCACAAAACTCACCACTGAGCTTAGAAGTGTAGAGGAACGCTACCGGTCCCGGCTGCAGAGCTCCGAGCTGGAAGTGTCTGAACTTACCCGCAAGCGAGAGGCCCTGGAAAGGGAACTGCGGAAGCTGCAACAGCGCCCAAGTGTCTTCCCTAAGCAGACTCAGACAGATGAGAAAGTGATCACCATCGACCCATCAAAGCTTGTTTTTGATGGCATTCGCCGAAAGGTGACGGCTCACCAGCTGTGCGACTGCGGGATCATTGATAAAGTTACCCTCGATAAGCTGCTGAAGGGCCAAATCACTGTCTCGGATGTTTCACTGGAGATTCAGCCCAGGCTAAAAGGTACAGGGGTCATCGCAGGGGTACAGCAAGACTCCCAGTACAGAATGCCAATCACAGAAGCTAAAAGTAAGAACCTCTTGAGTCCACAGAGTGCCATAATGTTGCTGGAAGCCCAAGCTGCCACTGGCCACATGATTGATCCAAAGTTGAATGAGAAGATGTCAGTAGATACAGCCTGCTCCAGAGGAGTCGTCGACACAGAGGACAGGGACGTCCTCATTACAGCTGAGGCAGCTTGTACCGGGTTCAAGGATCCATTCACAGGAAAACTTTTGTCTGTTGGACAGGCCTGCAAGAAAGGACGAGTTGACAAGGAGAAGGCCATTCGACTGCTCCAGGCTCAAGAAGCAGTGGGAGGAATAATTGACCCCGTACTGAGCGTGTTTCTACCCAAAGACGCTGCTTTGGACCGTGACCTGATTGATGAAGAGCTTTACCGTGCGCTGAACAAAAAGCCAGCTTGTTATATCAATCCAGCAAATTCCGAGAAGATCAGCTACAGTGACTTGAGAAAGCAGTGTGGCACAGAACCTGCAACTGGCCTTCTTCTGCTCCCTGTATGTGATTACTCGGAGTATGTCCAGGGGATCCGTGGCCAAGTCTCCCTTTCTGAGCTTGTAAATTCCAATCTGATTGATGCAGGAGATTTGGACAAAGTGAAACGTGGCGTGCTCACAACGAAAGAAATTGAAAATAGGCTAAAGATGTACCTGTCTGGGTCTGGCTGCATTGCTGGCATTTATGATGAGGCTCAGGATAGAGTCATGCCCTTCTACCAGGCAATGAAAGAAAATCTTCTCCGTCCAGGGACAACATTGGAGCTTCTGGAAGCACAGGCTGCATCAGGCTTCATGATTGATCCAGTCAATAACGTTTACATGACCGTGGAGGAAGCATGGAAGAAATGCCTTGTAGGCAAAGAATTTAAAGATAAACTGCTGTCTGCCGAAAAGGCGGTGACCGGATACCGCGATCCCAGTACAGGGCAGCTCATCTCACTCTTCCAAGCAATTGAGAAAGAGATTATTGAAAAAGGGCATGGCATTAGGCTTCTGGAAGCTCAGATAGCCAGTGGTGGTATCATCGATCCTAAAGAGAGTCATCGAATTGATGTAGACGTGGCTTACAGAAGAGGTTACTTTGATCGGGAGATGAACGATATTCTGACATATGAAGGTGATGATACAAAGGGCTTCTTTGACCCAAACACTAATGAAAATCTGACTTATCTGCAGCTGCAGAAGAGATGTATTTCTGACACCAAGACCGGCCTGCTCCTTCTGCCTCTGAAGGACAAGAACAAGCTAAAGCAGCTGTCAAGTCAAAAAAACACTCTTCGGAAGAGGAGAGTTGTGATCGTAGACCCTGAAACTGGTAAAGAAATGTCCGTGCGTGAGGCGTATCACAGAGAGCTGATCGACTATGCCACTTTTCTGGATCTTTCAGAACAGGAGTGCGAGTGGGAGGAAATCACCATCACCGATTCGTCTGGCAAGACCCGGTTAGTTATTGTTGACCGTAAAACAGGTACACAGTATGATGTTCAGGACTTCCTGGACAGGGGCATTATTCAGAAAAGTGCCTTAGACCAGTACCGCTCAGGATCGCTCTCGCTCACCCAGTTCGCTAATCTCTTTTCAAGCAAAAGCATGAGTGCTGAGCTCTCCATCTGCACCAGCATTCCAGAGGATGTTACAACCTGCAGTAGCCCTACTGAAGTTTCACCATCTTCTCCAACAGTCCGCAAACGCTTTGCTAGTGTTTCCATCACACTCTCCCCTCCTTCTGATATACTGGATGACCAGAGCCCGGTTGCAGCCATTTTCGACACTGAAACCTTGGAGAAGATTACAATAACCGA GCTCAGCGCCGGAATAGTGGACACGATCACGGCACAGCGGCTCCTGGAGGCCCAGGCTTGCACTGGAGGTATCATTAACCCTGCCACAGGGAAAAGGCTCTCTCTGCAAGATGCTATACATCAGAGCATCATTGATGAGGAAATGGCCAACAAGCTGAAACCAGCTCAGAAAGCTTACACTGGATTTGAGGATGTAAAGaccaaaagaaaaatgtctgctGCAGAGGCCATTAAGGAGAAATGGTTGCCATATGAAGCTGGACAGAGATTTCTGGAATTCCAGTACCTGAGTGGAGGACTGCTGGAACCAGGAGGTGGAAAGCGAGTCAGCATTGAAGAAGCCATTCGAAGAGGATGGCTGGATGGTAAAGGAGCTCAAAAGCTGCAGGACACCAGGAACTACTTGAAGAGCCTCACTTGCCCTAAAACTAAGCTGAAGATTTCCTACAAAGAGGCGATGGATAACTGTATGGTGGAGGAAACCAACGGAATGAAAATGCTCCAAGCCACATCTATGTCCTCCAAAGGTATCAGCAGCCCCTATAACGTCTCCTCTGGGCAAAGTTCACGCACAGGATCCAGAGCAGGATCTCGGGGAAGCTCCAGGAGTGGATCACGTCGAGGCAGCGTGGATTACTCCTCCACCTACACCTTCTCCTCCAGCTCCAACACTTTTACTTCCTTCCCTTAA